The Glycine soja cultivar W05 unplaced genomic scaffold, ASM419377v2 tig00104511_1_pilon_84547_1256723, whole genome shotgun sequence genome contains a region encoding:
- the LOC114404544 gene encoding golgin subfamily A member 4-like isoform X3 translates to MDRNKNRTDLLAAGKKRLQQFRQKKDGKGGSSRGKSSKQAGKPQLPDPDSDAASSASISTVSSQITDGNVEADSHSNMVNTESSESQSVTNSLAPDNTDPSVDSSSVVTTYDTGNETVLDSNAEVAHQVHGVCENDSELSAQDQGEIAQDIGADVLEDVSLRTSDSLVSEGGATHDRESVTVAVLSPPASVTTAVGESVTDEREGEKREELLLLSEDIPNTSVMQTREDQVTDLGAMQEADGLDMKKSYQSTDPVIDGQKELSLSEVGESDQSLSGIALEKIRVEEASHEAEQLRKSIELLSSQFLLEARGAVSDLDPLASSSVLSDNDISEAFQSLKEELFLANLMKNIFNTQLAEQLESDDQRHQLVDEISQLHASHNKVNDKNQQLTEELANCHVELHDISSKNVEVQNQFNAAMAEVEALSVRVIELQNSFDVSHKDSLELSRELADCRGLISSLQVEKKGMNETLNLMIAEKNKLVEEKEFHLCESKNLATELADFKSLMEGVRVENSNLIDRISLVTEERNKIEAEIEHLKHEIDRLSLDLVENKDLVASLEAENSNLNRNLALSADKIKNLEDENQRHSSEIIALNEQLSTEKAERMRFEGDLKEATVHLEQISKENVFLNDTLDKQKAKIEEIGKEHSQPLSQPRDLGNQAHVARTQSKGLEIAIANDSLHMDQEPDEGALGGPHVNILEHEVFDDSHGFVSLKACSDEVEKVLVKLEKAIDVLHSQSVSSSRAGEKVSSPVVSKLIQAFESKVQEDEHETESRDSSDVLSSSNSFIMLTKEQIGDLKKLLSKWKLNVQIAGTLFNGERDDRKTGDAKYSDLKDQFEQLKQHCSDLEASNIELAVQYETAKQLLGDIQEKKCLLEEFYDALKQEDTHLKAKNNELYEKLGYCQSKISELHTEMNDVKQISNDMASTVGSQLENLQKEVTERAMLLEQGWNMTIAQIVELVGKLKESVGETLCTTVSSDAYGNLDICHQLEVSVNAAAEMIFDLQKKLEATYSEHEIMCTSYKEMNSKCDDLLGRNELAVSLLHKMYSDLRKLVFSNGGTMDEDKIDLQSEVLPDLLNYNSYQPILKHIGNILTEKLELESVTKEIKSELMHRETELEELKMKCLGLDSVSKLIEDVVGVLNVDISKIDINKSPLSCLDSLVSSLVQKTRDTEIQYHTTKEGYGSKEMELAELKEKMHFLDTLRLENENEILVLKESLHQAEEALTVAHSELHKKANELEHSEQRVSSIREKLSIAVAKGKGLVVQRDGLKQSLAETSSELERCLQELQLKDTRLHEVETKVKTYAEAGERVEALESELSYIRNSSNALRESFLLKDSMLQRIEEILEDLDLPEQFHSRDIIEKIDWLASSVSANSLPINDWEQKEAMGGGSYSDAGYVVTDSWKDDSQLRPDSDDFRKKFEELQSKYYGLAEQNEMLEQSLMERNSLVQRWEELVNRVEMPSHLQSMETEDKIECIGSALTEANHHIDSMQLKIEKYDSYCGLLNADLEESQRTVSALQEDLSALTSEREHLSEKMESLVYEYEKLSLQTREAELENGKLHDEITSLKDKLEHKTAIEEQIFTIEGKIRKLRDLVGDALSESETENMVSGSANIDSLEELLEKLVEKLNMERKPSAQTREAELENEKLHTEISSLKDKLEQKAAIEEQIFTIDGKIRKLQDLVGDALSVPETENLVSCSANIDSLEELLRKLIENHAKLSLMKPAYGVVGDGLHSQKEDATLLEERSMDVHDKEAADIDIYKRDLEESSNELMHVKEERNRSLEKQISLSGEVEALTKRIEELQGLLNQEEQKSASFREELASEVETLTKRNEELQGLLNQEEQKSASVREKLSGEVETLTKRIDELLGLLNQEEQKSASFREKLNVAVRKGKSLVQQRDSLKQTIKDMTVEMEHLKSEINNRENTLGEQEQKLRQLSTYPDRLEALESESLLLKKHLEETEHHLQDQEYSLKLILNKLGEIEVGGEGHISDPVKKLELVGKLFSDLHSAVASLEQESRKSKRASELLLAELNEVQERNDSFQEELAKVTAELVDLRRERDSAEAAKLEAVAHLEEGKKSHFSDIMELKSSMNQVCKSFGEVQNLLCNAFFMDLESYRKVEAGLESCMKGNNDKNVVDSSITKEHDGILHCSSANKKSSVSADPWSDFDRIDHYDDNTIVEISRLFGHQLQELMVEVSSLRERINMHSSLAQETDKTLSKLIASIQREMTSQKEACETMKKEVSERDGELAVLRGNVAYLYEACINSVIVLENGKAELVGRKVESSDLGINLEIPSFDDGISEECIKTLTDRLLLSAKGFASLKTEFLDANQKEMKATITNLQRELQEKDVQRDRICSELVKQIKDAEAAANSYSQDLQAFSLQEHNIKKEVEAIEAERKILEQRVNELQDRQETAAELEEKMRSQTGLLAAKDQEIEALMHALDEEETQMEELTNKIVDLETVVQQKNQEIENLGSSRGKVMKKLSITVSKFDELHHLSASLLSEVEKLQSQLLERDTEISFLRQEVTRCTNDALLASQMSNQSSDEIFEFLMWVDTIVSHDGVHDIHPDMKSNSKVHECKEILHKKLTSLLSELENLREVAESKDAMLQIERSKVEELNCKTETLETSLHEKELQLNLLEGVEETGKGAGTSSEIVEMNDWSSSGAFVTPQVRSLRKGNSDHVAIAVDVDPGSTSRIEDEEDDKVHGFKSLTTSRIVPRFTRPLTDLIDGLWVSCDRTLMRQPILRLGIIIYWAIMHALLAFFVV, encoded by the exons ATGGACCGGAACAAGAACCGTACCGATCTACTCGCAGCTGGCAAGAAAAGG ctCCAACAATTTCGTCAGAAGAAGGATGGTAAAGGTGGTAGTAGCCGTGGAAAATCATCAAAACAAGCTGGTAAACCTCAGCTACCGGACCCTGATTCTGATGCTGCAAGTAGTGCCTCAATTTCAACGGTATCATCTCAAATTACTGATGGAAATGTTGAAGCTGACAGCCACTCCAATATGGTTAATACAGAATCATCAGAGTCACAGTCTGTGACAAACTCATTAGCTCCTGACAATACTGATCCATCTGTTGATTCATCATCAGTGGTCACTACATATGATACAGGCAATGAAACTGTATTGGACTCTAATGCTGAGGTAGCACATCAAGTTCATGGGGTCTGTGAGAATGATTCTGAGTTATCCGCCCAAGATCAAGGGGAAATTGCTCAAGACATTGGTGCTGATGTGCTAGAGGATGTGTCTTTGAGAACTTCAGATAGCCTGGTTTCTGAAGGTGGAGCAACACATGATCGTGAATCTGTAACTGTTGCCGTTTTGTCCCCACCTGCTTCTGTTACAACTGCAGTGGGTGAGAGTGTTACAGATGAACGAGAAGGTGAAAAGAGGGAGGAATTGTTGCTTTTATCTGAGGATATACCCAATACATCTGTGATGCAAACAAGGGAAGATCAGGTAACAGATTTAG GGGCAATGCAGGAAGCTGATGGTTTGGACATGAAGAAATCTTATCAAAGCACTGATCCTGTGATTGATGGTCAAAAGGAGCTTTCTTTGTCTGAGGTTGGTGAGAGTGACCAGTCTCTTTCGGGAATTGCTTTGGAGAAGATTAGAGTTGAGGAGGCATCTCATGAAGCTGAGCAACTACGCAAGTCAATTGAATTACTCTCCTCTCAGTTTCTGCTCGAGGCAAGAGGAGCAGTCTCTGATTTGGATCCTTTAGCCAGTAGTTCAGTTCTATCAGACAATGACATTTCAGAAGCATTTCAGAGTCTCAAAGAAGAATTGTTTCTtgcaaatttaatgaaaaatatatttaacactCAACTAGCTGAACAACTGGAGTCTGATGATCAGCGTCACCAGTTGGTTGATGAAATATCTCAGCTTCATGCTTCTCATAATAAAGTAAATGACAAGAATCAACAACTTACTGAAGAACTTGCTAATTGCCATGTTGAACTACATGATATTTCTAGCAAGAACGTAGAAgtacaaaatcaatttaatgcTGCCATGGCTGAGGTGGAAGCACTTTCTGTCAGAGTGATTGAGCTGCAGAATAGTTTTGATGTGTCCCACAAAGATTCGTTGGAATTGTCCAGAGAGTTGGCTGACTGCAGAGGCTTGATCTCAAGTTTACAGGTGGAAAAGAAGGGCATGAATGAAACTCTTAATTTGATGATTGCTGAGAAAAATAAACTTGTGGAGGAGAAGGAATTTCATCTATGTGAAAGTAAGAATCTGGCAACTGAATTGGCTGACTTCAAGAGTTTGATGGAAGGAGTAAGAGTTGAGAATTCCAACTTAATTGACAGGATCTCTTTGGTGACTGAAGAGAGGAATaagattgaagcagaaattgAGCATCTCAAACATGAGATTGACAGACTGTCATTAGATTtggttgaaaataaagatttggtGGCAAGTCTAGAGGCAGAAAATTCCAACTTAAATCGTAACCTTGCATTGTCAGCTGATAAGATTAAAAATCTTGAAGATGAGAATCAAAGACACTCTTCTGAAATCATTGCCCTAAATGAGCAATTGTCTACAGAAAAGGCGGAACGAATGAGGTTTGAAGGTGACCTTAAAGAAGCCACAGTGCACTTGGAACAAATTTCCAAGGAAAATGTGTTTCTCAATGACACTTTGGATAAGCAAAAGGCCAAGATAGAAGAAATTGGAAAGGAGCACAGCCAACCACTATCTCAACCTAGGGACCTTGGAAATCAAGCTCATGTTGCACGTACACAAAGTAAGGGCCTTGAAATTGCTATTGCTAACGATTCTCTGCATATGGATCAGGAGCCAGATGAAGGGGCACTAGGAGGACCACATGTGAATATACTTGAGCATGAAGTCTTTGATGATTCTCATGGGTTTGTTTCATTGAAAGCTTGCTCGGATGAGGTAGAGAAAGTTCTGGTGAAGCTTGAAAAGGCAATTGATGTGTTGCATTCTCAATCAGTATCCTCCAGCAGGGCCGGTGAAAAAGTTTCTTCGCCTGTGGTTTCGAAATTGATACAGGCTTTTGAATCAAAAGTACAAGAAGATGAGCATGAGACAGAAAGTAGGGATTCCAGTGATGTTCTGTCATCATCAAACTCATTTATTATGTTAACTAAAGAGCAAATTGGAGATTTGAAAAAATTGCTTTCAAAGTGGAAGCTGAATGTTCAGATTGCAGGTACATTATTCAATGGGGAGCGAGATGATCGGAAAACTGGTGATGCAAAGTACAGTGATCTCAAGGACCAGTTTGAACAATTGAAGCAACATTGCTCAGATTTGGAAGCATCCAACATTGAACTTGCAGTTCAATATGAAACTGCAAAGCAACTTCTGGGTGATATTCAAGAAAAGAAATGCCTTCTTGAGGAATTCTATGATGCTTTAAAGCAAGAAGATACCCATCTCAAAGCCAAAAATAATGAACTTTATGAGAAGCTTGGCTATTGTCAGTCAAAAATTAGTGAATTGCATACTGAAATGAATGATGTgaaacaaatttcaaatgatATGGCTTCTACTGTTGGCAGTCAACTGGAAAATTTGCAGAAGGAGGTGACAGAGAGGGCAATGCTACTTGAGCAAGGCTGGAATATGACTATTGCCCAGATTGTTGAGTTAGTTGGGAAGCTGAAAGAATCAGTTGGTGAAACTTTGTGCACAACTGTTTCTTCTGATGCTTATGGCAACTTGGATATCTGTCATCAGTTAGAAGTTTCAGTTAATGCAGCCGCTGAAATGATTTTTGATCTGCAGAAGAAACTTGAAGCTACTTATTCGGAACATGAAATAATGTGCACATCATATAAAGAAATGAATTCAAAATGTGATGATCTGCTTGGGAGGAATGAATTGGCTGTTAGTCTATTGCATAAGATGTACAGTGACCTGAGGAAACTTGTGTTTAGTAATGGTGGGACTATGGATGAAGATAAGATAGATTTACAAAGTGAAGTGCTGCCTGATCTGCTGAACTATAATAGCTATCAACCCATCTTGAAACATATTGGGAATATATTGACCGAGAAGCTGGAACTTGAGTCTGTTACCAAGGAGATTAAGTCAGAATTGATGCACAGGGAAACAGAATTGGAAGAATTGAAGATGAAGTGCCTTGGTTTAGATTCTGTTAGTAAGCTAATAGAAGATGTCGTGGGTGTGCTGAATGTGGACATTTCAAAGATCGATATAAATAAATCACCCCTTTCTTGCTTAGATTCATTAGTCTCTAGTCTTGTACAGAAAACCAGAGACACTGAAATCCAGTATCACACGACTAAAGAAGGATATGGATCTAAGGAGATGGAATTGGCTgaattgaaggaaaaaatgCATTTTCTAGACACACTTCGTCttgagaatgaaaatgaaatccTTGTTCTGAAGGAAAGCTTACATCAGGCTGAGGAAGCTCTTACTGTTGCTCATTCTGAATTGCACAAGAAAGCAAATGAACTTGAGCATTCAGAACAGCGGGTGTCCTCCATTCGGGAAAAACTTAGCATAGCTGTTGCCAAGGGGAAAGGGTTGGTTGTACAGCGAGATGGACTCAAGCAATCCCTGGCAGAGACATCCAGTGAATTGGAGAGATGCTTGCAAGAGTTACAGTTGAAAGATACAAGGCTTCATGAGGTTGAAACGAAAGTTAAGACATATGCAGAGGCTGGTGAGCGTGTTGAAGCTCTGGAATCTGAGCTTTCTTATATCCGTAATTCATCTAATGCTTTGAGAGAGTCATTTCTTCTTAAAGATTCAATGCTTCAGAGGATAGAAGAGATATTGGAAGACCTAGATCTGCCAGAGCAGTTTCATTCAAGAGATATAATTGAAAAGATTGATTGGTTGGCTAGTTCAGTTTCAGCAAACTCATTGCCAATTAATGATTGGGAACAGAAGGAAGCTATGGGAGGAGGCTCATACTCTGATGCTGGTTATGTTGTCACGGATTCATGGAAAGATGATAGTCAGCTACGACCAGATTCagatgattttagaaaaaaatttgaggAGTTGCAGAGTAAGTATTATGGGTTGGCTGAGCAAAATGAAATGCTGGAGCAATCATTGATGGAAAGAAACAGCTTAGTTCAGAGATGGGAAGAGCTTGTAAATAGGGTTGAAATGCCTTCACATTTGCAGTCTATGGAGACGGAGGATAAGATTGAATGTATAGGCAGTGCGCTTACTGAGGCTAATCATCATATAGATTCTATGCAGCTGAAGATTGAAAAATATGATAGCTACTGTGGATTGCTAAATGCCGATCTGGAAGAGTCTCAAAGGACAGTGTCTGCTCTTCAAGAAGACCTTAGTGCTCTTACATCTGAAAGAGAGCATCTTTCTGAGAAAATGGAGTCTTTGGTGTATGAGTATGAGAAACTATCATTGCAGACAAGGGAGGCTGAACTTGAGAATGGAAagctgcatgatgaaataactAGTTTGAAGGATAAATTGGAACACAAAACTGCAATTGAAGAACAAATTTTCACTATTGAAGGCAAGATCAGAAAGTTGCGAGACTTGGTTGGTGATGCCTTGTCGGAATCTGAAACAGAAAATATGGTTTCCGGTAGTGCAAATATTGATTCCTTGGAAGAATTGCTGGAAAAGCTTGTAGAAAAGCTGAACATGGAAAGGAAACCATCAGCACAGACAAGAGAAGCTGAACTTGAGAATGAAAAGCTGCATACTGAAATTTCTAGTTTGAAGGATAAATTGGAACAGAAAGCTGCAATTGAAGAACAAATTTTCACCATTGATGGTAAAATCAGAAAATTACAAGACTTAGTTGGTGATGCCTTGTCAGTACCTGAAACAGAAAATCTGGTTTCTTGTAGTGCAAATATTGATTCCTTGGAAGAATTGCTGAGAAAGCTTATAGAAAATCATGCAAAGCTTTCATTAATGAAACCTGCATATGGGGTTGTAGGTGATGGACTCCATTCTCAAAAGGAGGATGCTACACTTCTCGAGGAAAGAAGTATGGATGTGCATGATAAGGAGGCGGCAGATATTGACATATATAAAAGAGATCTGGAGGAGTCTTCAAATGAATTGATGCATGTGAAGGAGGAGAGAAATAGATCTTTGGAAAAGCAAATATCTTTATCAGGTGAAGTTGAAGCTCTGACAAAAAGAATTGAGGAATTGCAAGGGCTTCTTAATCAGGAGGAGCAGAAATCAGCTTCTTTTAGAGAGGAGTTAGCAAGTGAAGTTGAAACTCTGACAAAAAGAAATGAGGAATTGCAAGGGCTTCTTAATCAGGAGGAGCAAAAATCAGCTTCTGTTAGGGAGAAGTTATCAGGTGAAGTTGAAACTCTGACTAAAAGAATTGATGAATTGCTAGGGCTTCTTAATCAGGAGGAGCAGAAATCAGCTTCTTTTAGAGAGAAGTTAAATGTTGCAGTAAGGAAAGGGAAGTCATTGGTGCAACAACGAGACAGTCTAAAGCAAACCATTAAAGATATGACTGTTGAGATGGAGCACTTGAAATCTGAGATAAACAACCGGGAAAACACTCTTGGAGAGCAAGAACAGAAGTTGAGACAGTTGTCAACCTACCCAGATAGGTTAGAAGCTCTTGAATCTGAGAGTTTGCTTCTGAAGAAACATTTGGAAGAAACTGAGCACCATTTGCAGGACCAAGAATATTCTTTGAAACTGATTTTGAACAAGTTGGGTGAGATTGAGGTTGGCGGTGAAGGTCATATAAGTGATCCAGTGAAGAAATTGGAATTGGTTGGGAAGTTATTTTCTGATCTACATAGTGCTGTGGCATCTTTAGAACAAGAATCCAGGAAGTCTAAAAGAGCATCAGAACTCCTCTTGGCAGAGTTAAATGAGGTTCAAGAAAGGAATGATAGTTTTCAGGAGGAGCTCGCAAAGGTGACTGCTGAACTTGTGGATCTCAGAAGAGAAAGGGATTCAGCTGAGGCTGCCAAACTGGAAGCGGTTGCACATCTTGAGGAGGGGAAAAAGAGCCATTTTTCTGACATCATGGAATTAAAATCTAGTATGAACCAAGTCTGCAAAAGCTTTGGTGAGGTTCAGAATTTACTGTGTAATGCTTTTTTCATGGATTTGGAATCTTATCGGAAAGTGGAGGCTGGTCTTGAGTCATGTATGAAAGGAAACAATGATAAAAATGTGGTGGATTCATCCATCACCAAAGAACATGATGGCATTTTACACTGCTCATCTGCTAATAAG AAGAGCTCTGTGTCTGCAGATCCTTGGTCAGATTTTGACAGAATTGACCACTATGATGATAATACTATAGTTGAAATTTCTCGTCTATTTGGGCATCAACTGCAAGAGCTCATGGTGGAGGTTAGTTCTCTCAGGGAAAGAATAAACATGCACTCAAGTTTGGCGCAGGAGACGGACAAAACTCTATCTAAACTAATAGCAAGTATTCAAAGGGAAATGACTTCCCAAAAAGAGGCGTGTGAAACGATGAAGAAAGAAGTAAGTGAGCGAGATGGGGAACTTGCTGTATTACGTGGGAACGTTGCCTATCTTTATGAAGCATGCATTAATTCTGTCATTGTACTTGAAAATGGAAAAGCTGAACTGGTTGGAAGGAAGGTTGAATCTTCAGATCTGGGAATTAACTTGGAAATACCTTCATTTGATGATGGCATATCTGAGGAATGTATTAAAACCCTGACAGATAGATTGCTGTTGAGTGCAAAAGGGTTTGCTAGTTTAAAAACTGAATTTTTAGATGCCAATCAAAAAGAAATGAAGGCTACTATAACAAATTTGCAGAGAGAGCTTCAGGAGaaggatgttcaaagagataGGATTTGCTCAGAACTGGTGAAACAGATCAAGGATGCTGAAGCTGCTGCAAACAGTTACTCTCAAGATCTTCAAGCTTTTAGTCTTCAAGAACATAATATAAAGAAAGAGGTGGAAGCAATTGAGGCAGAAAGGAAGATACTGGAACAGAGAGTGAATGAACTGCAGGATAGACAAGAAACCGCAGCTGAATTAGAGGAGAAAATGAGATCTCAAACTGGTTTACTGGCTGCCAAAGATCAAG AAATCGAAGCACTAATGCATGCACTTGATGAGGAAGAAACGCAGATGGAAGAATTAACAAATAAGATTGTGGATCTTGAAACGgtagttcaacaaaagaatcaaGAGATTGAGAACCTTGGATCTTCCCGTGGTAAGGTTATGAAAAAGCTTTCCATAACTGTTAGTAAGTTTGATGAGCTTCACCACCTGTCTGCAAGTCTCCTTTCTGAGGTTGAAAAGCTCCAATCCCAGTTGCTAGAAAGAGATACTGAAATTTCTTTCTTGAGGCAAGAGGTTACTAGATGCACTAATGATGCTCTTCTTGCATCACAAATGAGCAACCAGAGTTCTGATGAGATCTTTGAGTTCTTGATGTGGGTTGACACAATTGTGTCTCATGATGGGGTGCATGATATACATCCTGATATGAAGAGCAACAGTAAGGTTCATGAATGCAAAGAAATACTTCATAAGAAGCTTACGTCTTTATTGTCAGAATTGGAGAATCTAAGGGAAGTTGCAGAAAGCAAGGATGCAATGTTGCAAATAGAAAGGAGTAAGGTAGAAGAATTGAACTGCAAAACAGAAACTCTTGAGACATCCTTACATGAGAaagaattgcaattgaatttgcTTGAAGGTGTGGAAGAAACTGGAAAGGGAGCTGGCACAAGCTCAGAAATTGTGGAG ATGAATGATTGGTCGTCATCTGGTGCTTTTGTAACACCCCAAGTTCGCAGTTTGCGCAAAGGCAATAGTGATCATGTTGCCATTGCTGTAGATGTAGACCCTGGTAGTACTAGTAGGATAGAAGATGAAGAGGACGACAAAG TCCATGGTTTCAAATCCCTCACAACATCCAGAATTGTCCCAAGATTTACTAGACCGTTGACTGACTTGATTGATGGCTTGTG GGTTTCTTGTGATCGGACTCTAATGAGACAACCCATCTTACGGCTTGGAATTATAATTTATTGGGCCATAATGCACGCACTCCttgcattttttgttgtttga